In one Halorhodospira halophila genomic region, the following are encoded:
- the nadC gene encoding carboxylating nicotinate-nucleotide diphosphorylase: MPIPLPPRETIRDDVARALAEDVGGGDLTAALVPASRQAEGHVVAREAAVLCGSAWFDEVFRQLDRAVGVRWLHGDGDWLEPGTEVCRIQGPSRAVLTGERTALNFLQFLSGTATTARRYADALAGTGVQVLDTRKTVPGLRAAQKYAVRAGGADNHRFGLFDAYLIKENHIAACGGLTPAVEVARLRAAGTPITVEIEDLAQLDEAIAAGADVVMLDNFDADGIRQAVEQAAGRVALEVSGGVDLDAVRGLAATGVDRISVGALTKHVHALDLSLRLDAAG; the protein is encoded by the coding sequence ATGCCCATCCCGCTCCCTCCCCGCGAAACCATCCGTGACGATGTCGCCCGCGCCCTGGCCGAGGACGTCGGCGGCGGTGATCTCACCGCCGCCCTGGTGCCGGCCAGCCGGCAGGCCGAAGGCCACGTCGTCGCCCGCGAGGCGGCGGTGCTCTGCGGCAGCGCCTGGTTCGATGAGGTCTTCCGGCAGCTCGACCGGGCCGTGGGGGTGCGCTGGCTTCACGGCGACGGCGATTGGCTGGAGCCGGGCACCGAGGTCTGCCGGATCCAGGGGCCGAGCCGGGCGGTGCTCACCGGCGAGCGCACGGCGCTGAACTTCCTGCAGTTCCTCTCCGGGACCGCCACCACGGCACGGCGCTACGCCGATGCCCTGGCCGGCACCGGGGTGCAGGTGCTCGATACCCGCAAGACGGTGCCCGGGCTGCGCGCCGCTCAGAAGTACGCCGTGCGCGCCGGCGGGGCCGACAATCACCGCTTCGGGCTGTTCGACGCCTACCTGATCAAGGAGAACCACATCGCCGCCTGCGGCGGGCTCACCCCGGCCGTTGAGGTGGCGCGCCTGCGCGCCGCGGGGACGCCGATCACCGTAGAGATCGAGGACCTGGCGCAGCTCGACGAGGCCATCGCCGCCGGCGCTGATGTGGTGATGCTCGATAATTTCGATGCCGACGGCATCCGTCAGGCGGTGGAGCAGGCCGCCGGGCGGGTGGCCCTGGAGGTCTCCGGCGGGGTGGATCTGGACGCCGTGCGCGGTCTGGCCGCCACCGGCGTGGACCGTATCTCCGTCGGTGCCCTGACCAAGCACGTCCACGCCCTGGATCTTTCGCTGCGTCTCGACGCGGCCGGCTGA
- a CDS encoding class I SAM-dependent rRNA methyltransferase — MEQRPVLRLKTGEERRLRAGHLWIFSNEVDTHRTPLRGFAPGEQVVVEDARGKALGCAYVNPNSLICARLVSRDAKVSLDRSTLVHRLQVALSMRQRLFAEPWYRLVHGEADGLPGLVVDRFGDCCVVQPNTAGIERLQAEVLDALAKVVGPTHVLWRADNNVREREGLDRRVEWLGAPGPEELEVREAGLRFQVPAVCGQKTGWFYDQRGNRQRLAAYAEDARVLDAYAYAGGFAIAAAVAGAREAVAVERSAEACDRIAANAERNGVADRVTVVEGEVNDYLAVARQEGERYDVAVVDPPAFIKRRRDRKAGERGYRSVNEAALRLLGRDGVLLSCSCSAHLPEERLSGILLAAGRHLDRSVRILERGGLPADHPIHPAIPETDYLKALFLRAVIATSLP; from the coding sequence ATGGAGCAGCGACCCGTACTGCGCCTGAAGACCGGCGAGGAGCGGCGCCTGCGCGCCGGTCATCTGTGGATCTTCAGCAACGAGGTAGACACCCACCGTACCCCCCTGCGCGGCTTCGCCCCCGGGGAGCAGGTGGTGGTGGAGGATGCCCGCGGCAAGGCCCTCGGCTGCGCCTACGTCAATCCCAACTCGCTGATCTGCGCCCGGCTGGTCAGCCGCGACGCCAAGGTGTCGCTGGATCGTTCCACCCTGGTCCACCGCCTGCAGGTGGCCCTGTCCATGCGCCAGCGCCTCTTCGCCGAGCCGTGGTATCGGCTGGTCCACGGCGAGGCCGACGGCCTGCCCGGGCTGGTCGTCGATCGCTTCGGCGACTGTTGCGTGGTTCAGCCCAACACCGCGGGCATCGAGCGGCTCCAGGCCGAGGTCCTGGATGCCCTGGCGAAGGTGGTCGGCCCGACGCATGTGCTCTGGCGGGCGGATAACAACGTGCGCGAGCGCGAGGGGCTCGACCGGCGGGTGGAGTGGCTCGGCGCGCCCGGTCCGGAGGAGCTGGAGGTCCGCGAGGCGGGCCTGCGTTTCCAGGTGCCGGCGGTGTGCGGGCAGAAGACCGGCTGGTTCTACGATCAGCGCGGCAACCGCCAGCGCCTGGCGGCCTATGCCGAGGACGCTCGGGTGTTGGACGCCTATGCCTACGCCGGCGGCTTCGCCATCGCCGCCGCTGTGGCCGGGGCGCGCGAGGCAGTGGCCGTGGAGCGCTCCGCCGAGGCCTGTGATCGGATCGCCGCCAACGCCGAGCGCAACGGCGTCGCCGACCGGGTGACGGTGGTCGAGGGCGAGGTGAACGACTACCTGGCGGTGGCCCGGCAGGAGGGGGAGCGCTACGACGTGGCGGTGGTGGATCCGCCGGCGTTCATCAAGCGCCGCCGCGACCGCAAGGCCGGCGAGCGCGGCTACCGCAGCGTCAACGAGGCCGCGCTGCGTCTGCTCGGCCGCGACGGCGTACTGCTCAGCTGCTCCTGCTCGGCCCATCTGCCCGAGGAGCGGCTGTCGGGGATCCTGCTGGCCGCCGGGCGGCACCTGGATCGCTCGGTGCGCATCCTCGAGCGCGGCGGGCTCCCCGCCGACCACCCGATCCACCCGGCCATCCCCGAGACCGACTACCTCAAGGCGCTGTTCCTGCGCGCCGTGATCGCCACCAGCTTGCCCTGA
- a CDS encoding TIGR04211 family SH3 domain-containing protein: MRIKSAPVVILSAALVTALPATSVTAQTAYVGDEISISFRTGAGSQYAIERFLSTGAPLEVLDPPEDAEERFGEAALEDWIYVRDNRGDEGWVQERFLMAEPPARVRIGRVEEERDAALERIAELEDELTGQAEEKDALSEELAEAEARIEELEADLEAASDGYELVEANEQLQERVERLLERNEQLEEQNSALAERSRQEWFLAGAGVLVGGLILGLILPHLRPRRRDSWGGGL, from the coding sequence GTGCGCATCAAGTCCGCCCCCGTCGTCATCCTCTCCGCCGCCCTGGTCACCGCCCTGCCGGCGACCTCCGTCACGGCGCAGACCGCCTATGTCGGCGACGAGATCAGCATCTCCTTCCGCACCGGTGCCGGCTCGCAGTACGCCATCGAGCGCTTCCTGAGCACCGGCGCCCCCCTGGAGGTCCTCGACCCCCCCGAGGATGCCGAGGAGCGCTTCGGCGAGGCGGCCCTGGAGGACTGGATCTACGTCCGCGACAACCGCGGCGACGAGGGCTGGGTGCAGGAGCGCTTCCTGATGGCCGAGCCGCCGGCCAGGGTGCGCATCGGCCGGGTTGAGGAAGAGCGCGACGCCGCCCTGGAGCGGATCGCAGAGCTGGAGGACGAACTGACCGGGCAGGCGGAAGAGAAGGACGCCCTGAGCGAGGAGCTGGCCGAGGCCGAGGCGCGCATCGAGGAGCTGGAGGCCGACCTGGAGGCCGCCAGCGACGGCTACGAGCTGGTCGAGGCCAACGAACAGCTCCAGGAGCGGGTGGAGCGGCTGCTCGAGCGCAACGAGCAGCTGGAGGAGCAGAACTCCGCCCTCGCCGAGCGCAGCCGCCAGGAGTGGTTTTTGGCTGGCGCCGGCGTGCTGGTGGGCGGGCTGATCCTCGGACTGATCCTGCCGCATCTGCGCCCGCGCCGCCGGGACAGCTGGGGCGGCGGGCTGTAA
- the argE gene encoding acetylornithine deacetylase: MTAPLPALHEMIAELVAEPSVSSVEAEHDQGNRGITERLAGWLEDLGFDCRIEALPGRPEKTNLTATLAPARAPERGGLALCGHTDTVPCDPQRWSGDPWRLREVDGRLYGLGVTDMKAFLALAVEAAREVNPAQLQAPLTLLCTADEESGMDGVRALLDAHPEGLGPHHAVVGEPTRNHPVHVHKGMMMEALHIEGRAGHSSDPRLGRNALDAMTRVLNALIAWREELAATHRDERFAVAHPTLNLGHIRGGDNPNRICGEAELHIDLRPLPGMDPAALQQELDRRLAEALGDDAVHLTRRPLFPAHPPMATPADAEVVRFAESVTGHPAGAVAFATEAPYLTRLGMDVVVLGPGEIEQAHQPDESIAIERLAPTVALLRRFIHRFCL; this comes from the coding sequence GTGACCGCGCCGCTGCCGGCCCTGCACGAGATGATCGCCGAGCTGGTCGCCGAGCCGTCGGTGAGCAGCGTCGAGGCGGAGCACGACCAGGGCAACCGTGGCATCACCGAGCGACTGGCCGGCTGGCTCGAGGATCTGGGCTTCGACTGCCGCATCGAGGCCCTGCCCGGCCGTCCGGAGAAGACCAACCTCACCGCCACCCTGGCCCCAGCGCGGGCACCGGAGCGGGGCGGATTGGCCCTGTGCGGGCACACCGACACCGTCCCCTGCGATCCGCAGCGCTGGTCCGGCGACCCGTGGCGCCTGCGCGAGGTGGACGGCCGCCTCTACGGACTGGGCGTGACCGACATGAAGGCGTTCCTGGCCCTGGCCGTCGAGGCGGCCCGCGAGGTCAACCCGGCGCAGCTACAGGCGCCGCTGACCCTGCTCTGCACGGCGGACGAGGAGAGCGGCATGGACGGCGTGCGCGCCCTGCTCGACGCCCACCCGGAGGGCCTGGGCCCACACCATGCAGTGGTCGGCGAGCCGACCCGCAACCACCCGGTGCACGTGCACAAGGGCATGATGATGGAGGCGCTCCACATCGAGGGGCGGGCCGGGCACTCCAGCGACCCGCGCCTGGGGCGCAACGCCCTGGACGCCATGACCCGGGTGCTCAACGCCCTGATCGCCTGGCGCGAGGAACTGGCCGCCACCCACCGGGACGAGCGCTTCGCCGTGGCCCACCCGACCCTCAACCTCGGGCACATCCGCGGCGGCGACAACCCCAACCGCATCTGCGGCGAGGCGGAGCTGCACATCGACCTGCGCCCCCTGCCCGGCATGGATCCGGCGGCACTGCAGCAGGAGCTCGACCGGCGCCTGGCCGAGGCCCTCGGCGACGACGCCGTACACCTAACCCGCCGCCCCCTGTTCCCGGCCCATCCGCCCATGGCCACGCCAGCGGACGCCGAGGTGGTGCGCTTCGCCGAGTCGGTCACCGGCCACCCGGCCGGTGCCGTGGCCTTCGCCACGGAGGCGCCCTACCTGACCCGGCTGGGTATGGACGTGGTGGTCCTCGGCCCCGGCGAGATCGAGCAGGCCCACCAGCCCGACGAGTCCATCGCCATCGAGCGTCTGGCGCCCACCGTGGCGCTTCTGCGCCGCTTCATCCACCGCTTCTGCCTGTAG